The sequence CTCCTCGTTTGCAAGTTGAAAATGGTGGTTTAATCAGCGTCAGTGATGATGGGGGAAATTTAGGTGCAGGCAGTATTTTAGTTAACGCAAATACAATTAATTTGAACAATAAAGCATCTCTAAACGCCAATACCAAAGCGGGAGAACAAGGCAACATCACCCTCAACGCCACTGGTATTCAACTGCGCCAAAACAGCACGATTACTACTAATGCTTTCGGAGATGCTACTGGCGGTAACATCACCATCAATACGGGTACTTTAGCCGCCCTGGAAAACAGCGATATTAGCGCCGATGCCGAACAAGCGGCTGGCGGACAAGTGAGAATCAACGCTCAAGCTATTTTTGGCGCACGTTCCCGCACGCGAGAAGAACTGCAAACTTTACTCGATTCCGATCTTCTCGATGCCAGACAATTGCTTACCAGTGACATTACAGCAGTTTCCCAACAGGGTGGGCCACAACTGCAAGGTACGGTGGAAATCGAAACGCCTGATGTTGACCCCAGTTCCGGTTTAGTACAATTGCCAGAAAATGTAGTCGATGCCACTCGATTAGTTACCTCTACTTGTCGTCGTCCCAGTTCGGAACGAGGACAATTTACCGTTACCGGTAGGGGTGGACTACCACCTAATCCCTATGAAGTAATTGGGGATGAAGCTACTTGGATGGATTTAAGACCCATCTTAGTTTCTCAGCAGGGGAGAGTAGGTGAGGGAGCGAGTCGGAGAAGGGGAGAATTATCAATTCATCATTCTCCTATTGTGGAAGCTACTGGCTGGTCGATCGCATCCGATGGTCAAATAGTTTTGACCGATCGCGTAGCTAATCCCATTCCTCCGACCCTGAAGACTCCTACTTGTTAAAAAGAAACATTTGTAGAGCCTTTGTACGGGCTCTCGCATTCGGGCGACAATTTATGACTCAAACCCTATATTTTCTGTCCGAATGCGAGAACCCCTACTCTTAACTTTACAATCTTTTCTGGAGAAGTCTAATCAACAAAATATCGATTTCGCCCCGCATTTTTAGCTTTATACAATGCGCGATCGGCAGTAGAAATCAAAGTTGTCCAAGACCCTTCTCGATCGGGGACTACATTAGCTACACCCACGCTTAGGGTAATATAAGGTGCGATCGGCGATTTAGCGTGAGGTAATTGCAGTCGTTTGGTTTCCGAACCAATTCTTTCTGCAACTTGTATCGTTCCTAGCCGATCGGTATCTGGTAATACGATCGCGAATTCCTCACCCCCATAACGAGCCACTAAATCACTCGATCGCCTGACTAATTGACTTAAAAATTGGGCCACCTGTTTTAAACATTCATCACCAGCTTGATGACCGTAACGATCGTTGTAAAGTTTAAAAAAATCGATATCGCATAACAAAAGTCCTAACGGCTGTTTCGCGATCGTAAGTTTTTGCCATTGTTCCTGTAAATAAGAATCAAAACAACGACGATTTGCCACTAAAGTTAAACCATCCAAAGTAGCGATCCGATAAAGTTCTTGATTGGCTTTTTCTAATTCTGCCGTCCGTTCGGCTACTTTAATTTCTAAATGATAGGAATAATCTTTTAATTGCTCGTAAAGTCGGGCGTTTTCCAGGGAAATAGCGGCCTGCATACATAATAAATTCAAGATTTCTACTCGTTCTTGCGTAAATGCTCCCGTTGTTTGGCAATTTTCCAAATACAACATTCCCACCAGTTTAGCTTGATTCAAAATCGGCATACATAAAATACTTTTAGGCTGGTGTTCGATCGCGTAAGCATCTGCTAATAAAGAAACTTCTTTAGTTGCATCGTCGATCGCAATAGTTTGTAAACTGTGCTTAACCGTATAAATCAGCGTCAGCGGAATATCAACGCTTTCCTCAACTGGAATCCCTGGTAGAATTCTAGCTGTTTGTCCGATTTCAGTCACCGCTTCCACTTGCAAAACACTATCCCACAGCAACATCAATACGCACTTACTAGCCCCCGCATTGGTAATCACCGTATTGAGCAAAATAGTCAGTAATTTATCTAAATTAATTTCTTTAGAAAGAGCGTGGGAAGCTTGACAGAGAGTAGGAAAATCTAAAGCTGCTAAAGTGGAAGCAGTACGTAACTGCGGATAAAGTTTTTCTAAGTGTTTTATTTTGGCTGTAGCACCCCAACGGTTGTAACAGTAATAAGCTTCAATCATGTAACTTTGGGCGATTTTTTCTTTTCCCCAATCCGAATAGAATTTAGCAGCCAATTCGTAGGCTAGTGCTTCTTCGGGAAGAAACTCGTTTTGTTTGGCTAAATTTATGGCTGTATCGTAATAATCGATAGCTTCTTTTTTTTCTCCCAAGATTCGATATCGTTCTGCCATTACTAAATCACATTTATTCTGAAAATTCATCGGTGCATAATGCGCCCATTTAAGCATTTTTTCTTGATTAGCTGCTACCTTTTGCAGAATCTTATTTCGTTCGCTTTGGCAACTACTAGTATAAAGAGCTAATCGCGTCAGAGAATCGTAAAAATAAAATAGAAATGAACTATATTGACCGTTGCCACCATCTAAATATTGTTCGGTAAATCCGGCATTTTCTAAAGCTTGGTAATAATCGTCAAATAAATAACACAGAAATAATTTATTAAAATATAAATAAAAAAGGGCAGTTCTGGTGTTATCTCGGAGATGGCGCGGCAAAATCACCCTTTCATCGCAAACATTACCGATCAAAAGACGGGGATTTTCAGTATCTCCCATTAAATTCAGCAGTGATTGCCAATGAATTTCATGGGTACACATCGCTACGTGTTGCTTTAATTGCACTATTTTTTCGCCATAAATTTTCATTTCTATTGCTAACAACGGCAATGGTTCGCCTGCAAAATACGCATGATAGCAGTATTTTTCAACAGCGACGGCAGCGTGAATCAAATCTCCTGTTTCCAAACCGATCGTATATGCTTCTTGCAGTGGTTTTAATGTTTGACGCAGGGGGTCTTTCCAATGTCGAATAAAAAAGTTAACTAAAAAGTAAACGCTAGGAATAGCTTCTTTCGATTCCAGCTTTTTTAATAAATTGAGAGCCAACTGACCGAATTGATAACCGATTTCTAAATCTCCCATTCCCGAACATAAAAGCAAGCCGTAATTAGCATAAGCTTTTGCCGAGCCAGCCGCGTTACCATAGACTAAAGATAAATTAACTTCCCGGCAAATAGTTAAAGGTAAAAGCGTCGGAAAAGATAAATAAACAGGAGCATCTATTTTAACTAAAATACGCAATGCTGCTTGGCAACTCGGATCGCTCATGAAGGGTAAATCCAGCGCACTGGCAACTGGTCGATCGCCTAAGTTATCAGTTACTTCTTGAATTCCCTTTTGCCAATCGGCTGGTGTTGGTTCTAAAGGAAAATCAATACCTAATTGGTTGAGGACAAAGAGCGCTACATCAATGCCTTCTCGCAGTTTATTTTGGGCGACACAAGCAGTAATTTTGACTTCATAAGTTTTTACTCGATCGAGAAATGTTACGGCTTTCGATAGTAAAATATCTTGCCAATATTCCATTTGGGAAAAATCACCGCACAAGTAGGCAGCTTCGATCGCTTCTTCATAGACTATTAAAGTTAATTGATAATCGGTTATCCAACTTTCAGCGGGTAAAAACTTTATGGCATTTGTTAAATAATCAACCGCCGCAGCATAAGCGTTTGTGGTTTTTGCTTTGCGTCCGGCCATGAGGTTTAATTGGACTATTTTTTTTCGTTCTTCCGGTTGATTTATTAATTCAATTCCATAATTCAATTGATTGACAATATAGAAAATTTTTTCTTCAATTTCTTCTTTTGAGGTACTTTTTAATAAAAGTTGACCTATTTTGACGTGAGTTGACTGTTTTTCTGGTTCTGGAATCAGCGAATAAGCTGCTTGTTGAACTCGATCGTGGAGAAATTTATAATTGAGTAATTGGCGATCGGGAATTGATAATTGGCTGCTTTCTTCTTGATTGCCGTTATCTTGATAAAACTTATAAACTTCACTAGCTGGCAGAATTAATTCTTCTTGCAGGGCATTCCACAAAGCAGCAGCCGTCGCCGTGGGCGACTGTTGCCAAATAATTGCTAATTTTTCTAGATCGAACTCGCTGCCAATGCAAGCGGCCAATTTCAATACATTTTGAGTGGCGATCGGCAATTTTTGCAATTGCAATCCCATGAATTCTACTACATCATCGGTAACGGCTTTAGTTTTAATTTGAGTTATATCGCATTGCCAATAACCCCGCTCTCTATTAAAAACAATGACGCCTTCATCATGTAATGCTTTGAGAAACTGTATACTAAAAAACGGATTTCCTTTGGTTTTTTGATAAACAATTTTGGTTAAAGGTAATGCCATTTGCCGATCGCAATTTAAGGTGTCGGCAATTAGCTGGTTGAGATGAATTTGGCTTAAAGGGTTAAGGGTAATCTCGTGAAAAATTATTCGTTCTTGTTTTACCTCTTCTAATGTCAGCATGAGGGGATGAGCGGGAAATATTTCGTTATCTCGGTAAGCACCGATTAATAGTAAATAATTAGTCTCTAATTGGCAGAGCAGTAATTGGATTAACTTCAAGGAAGCGACATCAGCCCATTGGAGATCGTCTATAAATATGACTAAAGGATGCTCTTTGGTGGCAAAAACTTGCAGAAATTTTTGAAATAACAAGTTAAAGCGATTTTGGGCGGCATTTCCTGATAATTCTGGAGCGGGTGGTTGCACTCCAATAATCTGCTCTAATTCGGGGATTACTTCGACGATCGCTTGGGCGTTTTCACCTAAAGCTGCCAGTATTTTATCTTTCCACTGGGCTAATCGTGCATCGCTTTCATAAAGTAATTGTGTCATTAAATCTCGAAAGGCTTGCACGAATGCAGATAAGGGGAGCGCTCGCTGAAGTTGGTCGAATTTTCCTTTGATAAAATAGCCGCGTTGTCTGACAATTGGTTTATGAATTTCGTTGATGACGGCAGTTTTACCGATACCGGAAAATCCAGCTACCACGATCGTTTCGGTGCTACCCTTACTAATGCGATCGAATGCGTCGAGTAGCGTTTGCACTTCCGCTTGTCTGCCGTAAAGTTTCTCACAAATGCGAAAGCGATCGCATATATCCCGCTTTCCCAACTCGAACAACTCGATTTTGCCCGTTTCTTGCCACTGGGATAAGCAGATCTGCAAATCGTGCTTTAATCCCAAAGCACTCTGGTAGCGATCTTCGGGATTTTTGGCGATTAATTTGAGGACTAATTGAGACAAAATTAGCGGAATCTCAGGATTAGTCTCATGAGGCGGAGTTGGCGGGTGTGCTAAATGACAATGTACCAACTCCATCGGCTCTTTGCATTCACATGGCAATTTTCCGGTTAATAGTTCGTATAACGTGATACCCAATGAATAGAAATCGGTACGATAATCAATTCCCCGATTCATCCGTCCCGTTTGCTCCGGCGATAAATATGCTAGAGTTCCTTCTAAAATATTCGGATTTTGAATTTCTTGACTTTCCTTGGGTAGCAGAGAAGCGATTGAGAAATCTGTCAATTTGATCTGTTGGCAGTCGGGATTGATTAAAATGTTGGCAGGCTGAATATTTTTGTGAATAATTCGATTTCGATATAGCGCATCCAGAATGTCAGCAAGTTGCAAAGCAATTTTCAATATTTCCGTGAAAGTTAGCGATCGCGTTTGGATATACTCATTGAGAGAAATGCCGCCGAAATCTTCCATCACTAAGGCGTAACTATTGCCATATGGCTGCAAACTATAAAGACGAATGATTCCGGGATGGTCTAAATTTTTGGTTGTCGTGTATCGATTGCGAAATTGCAATAATTCGGTAAAGCTAGGGCATTCTCGTTGGAGTAGCTCGATCGCTACTACTTGTTCATCCGCCTCTCGCAAAGCCCGATATACCATCGTCTTGCCACTTGAATAAATTAGTTCGATCGGAAGATACCCAGGAATGGTAAATAAATACCCAAACGTATTCATACTAGCTGACCCTTATGTGCTGGATTACAGCTTTACCAGTAAATAATTCCACTTTATTCCAGTGTAAGCACGTCACGATCGCAAATTTAGTGCCGATATCATGTCCGGTTCATTAATTTTCAATAGTGCATCTTTGCCAAAATCTGAAAACCCTATTTCTCCGTGTCCCTCGCTACCCGGCGGCTTTAACGAACGATTTTTAGTCAGACACGATATTAAAATCTGTCAGATTGTATTATTGTCATTTACGTAACATCAGGCTTCCTTTGCTAGGCAAAGGTTTCTGACACCATAAAAATGAATTAGTAAACTAATTCCAATCTAACTTGTTTATTTACCATTTTAAGATAAAATTATTACTTATTCTTGGTTTTACTGCATCTTACTCCTACTGCCGTCCTCCGATCGGCCTCAACATCGGAAAGCCGCTCATTTTTCAAGAAAGCAAAAGAGTTATCAATAACCTGATAAAGATAAATT comes from Leptolyngbyaceae cyanobacterium and encodes:
- a CDS encoding diguanylate cyclase, which translates into the protein MNTFGYLFTIPGYLPIELIYSSGKTMVYRALREADEQVVAIELLQRECPSFTELLQFRNRYTTTKNLDHPGIIRLYSLQPYGNSYALVMEDFGGISLNEYIQTRSLTFTEILKIALQLADILDALYRNRIIHKNIQPANILINPDCQQIKLTDFSIASLLPKESQEIQNPNILEGTLAYLSPEQTGRMNRGIDYRTDFYSLGITLYELLTGKLPCECKEPMELVHCHLAHPPTPPHETNPEIPLILSQLVLKLIAKNPEDRYQSALGLKHDLQICLSQWQETGKIELFELGKRDICDRFRICEKLYGRQAEVQTLLDAFDRISKGSTETIVVAGFSGIGKTAVINEIHKPIVRQRGYFIKGKFDQLQRALPLSAFVQAFRDLMTQLLYESDARLAQWKDKILAALGENAQAIVEVIPELEQIIGVQPPAPELSGNAAQNRFNLLFQKFLQVFATKEHPLVIFIDDLQWADVASLKLIQLLLCQLETNYLLLIGAYRDNEIFPAHPLMLTLEEVKQERIIFHEITLNPLSQIHLNQLIADTLNCDRQMALPLTKIVYQKTKGNPFFSIQFLKALHDEGVIVFNRERGYWQCDITQIKTKAVTDDVVEFMGLQLQKLPIATQNVLKLAACIGSEFDLEKLAIIWQQSPTATAAALWNALQEELILPASEVYKFYQDNGNQEESSQLSIPDRQLLNYKFLHDRVQQAAYSLIPEPEKQSTHVKIGQLLLKSTSKEEIEEKIFYIVNQLNYGIELINQPEERKKIVQLNLMAGRKAKTTNAYAAAVDYLTNAIKFLPAESWITDYQLTLIVYEEAIEAAYLCGDFSQMEYWQDILLSKAVTFLDRVKTYEVKITACVAQNKLREGIDVALFVLNQLGIDFPLEPTPADWQKGIQEVTDNLGDRPVASALDLPFMSDPSCQAALRILVKIDAPVYLSFPTLLPLTICREVNLSLVYGNAAGSAKAYANYGLLLCSGMGDLEIGYQFGQLALNLLKKLESKEAIPSVYFLVNFFIRHWKDPLRQTLKPLQEAYTIGLETGDLIHAAVAVEKYCYHAYFAGEPLPLLAIEMKIYGEKIVQLKQHVAMCTHEIHWQSLLNLMGDTENPRLLIGNVCDERVILPRHLRDNTRTALFYLYFNKLFLCYLFDDYYQALENAGFTEQYLDGGNGQYSSFLFYFYDSLTRLALYTSSCQSERNKILQKVAANQEKMLKWAHYAPMNFQNKCDLVMAERYRILGEKKEAIDYYDTAINLAKQNEFLPEEALAYELAAKFYSDWGKEKIAQSYMIEAYYCYNRWGATAKIKHLEKLYPQLRTASTLAALDFPTLCQASHALSKEINLDKLLTILLNTVITNAGASKCVLMLLWDSVLQVEAVTEIGQTARILPGIPVEESVDIPLTLIYTVKHSLQTIAIDDATKEVSLLADAYAIEHQPKSILCMPILNQAKLVGMLYLENCQTTGAFTQERVEILNLLCMQAAISLENARLYEQLKDYSYHLEIKVAERTAELEKANQELYRIATLDGLTLVANRRCFDSYLQEQWQKLTIAKQPLGLLLCDIDFFKLYNDRYGHQAGDECLKQVAQFLSQLVRRSSDLVARYGGEEFAIVLPDTDRLGTIQVAERIGSETKRLQLPHAKSPIAPYITLSVGVANVVPDREGSWTTLISTADRALYKAKNAGRNRYFVD